In the genome of Acidobacteriota bacterium, the window CGTGGGGCGCCTCGCTCGCGCTCGGCGTGGGGACGGCGGGCCACCGCGTGATCGCGAAGGCGGCATACACGCCCAGGAACATGTGTAGGGTGCTCTTGTGGCTGGTGTGCGCCCAGAACACGGCGGTCGTGATCGCAAACGCCGCGAACAGGAAGCAAATGAGGAGATGGGGGACCGGCTTGGCGTTGCCGCGCGACAGCCACCAGCCGATCAGGGCCAGGACGTGCAGGGGGACCGAGTACGCGGCGTAGCCCCATTGGATAATCGATTCCCGCGCGGGGCTCAGTTGCCCCGAGAACGACCACGCCACCTTGCGAATCATGTCGATCAGGGTCTGTCCCGGATTCGCCTGGATGTATTCGATCGCCCACTGCCACAACAGCCGATCCGCCGCGAGCTCGCTGCCCTGGGATGCCAGCACCCGCTTGCGTTCTTCAGGCAGGCGCGCGTGCGCGGCGTCGTAGATTTCATCGACACTTCGCTCCGGAAGGAACTCGGTCGTGACCGGGTTGTTGGCTGTCCACAGGCTGAGGCCTGACTCGGTGGTGAGTACCGGGGCGCCGACCACCGACCAGTTCCGCACCATCCACCCGCCAACCAGCAGGACCACCGGAATCGAAACCATCGCCGCCTGGCGAAAGCGCCACGGCCCGCCACGGCCCGACGGCCACGCCACCCAGAGAAGCGCGAACGGCAGGAACAACGCGAGACGCACCGTGGTCAGCGTGGCCAGGCCAAGAACGACGCCCGCCGCCAACTGGAACGGAACGCCCCGCGGTGCCTCGCGCGACCGCAACAACAGGTAAATGGCCAACCCCATCAGCAGGTTGAACAGCGCCGTGTCTTGCAAGGCCGTGCTGTGCGCGATCGAGTAGGGATTGAAGGCCGTCAGGCAGGCGGCTATCAGGCCGACGCGGCGATCGAACAGGGTGCACGCGATGCCATAGACGATGAGACTGCGGCCGGCGCTGAGGGCCGCTTGGAAGATCGGCAATCCGGGGTACAGCCAGTCCCAGGGGAGGAGGGCCGAGACGACCAGGGGGTAAACCGGCACCCGAACCGCGCAGTCCACGCCGACGCCGAAGCAGAAGCCGTCGCCCCGAAGGAAGGACTCGGCGAGGTGCCGGTAAAAGGTGTAGCCATCGGTAAGGAACGCCGCTTCACCCTGCGCCAGCCGGTAACCGAGGCGGACGGCAAAGGCGACGATCACGATGGCCAGCAAGTCCCAGCGAAGGCGCGCAACTGCGCGGCGCAGGCGGCCAGTCATGCCCTAGTACGCAATTGCATAGCAATCCCGCCGTGGATCGGCCGCGGCAAATCGATTGCCGGTAGCGGGATCGATCATCACCGCCGTGGCGCAGCCCGACATGCCGAATGGGCGCAAGCGGCCTACGTCGTGGCCTCGCGCCTTGAGGTCGTTGTAGACCACGTCGGGAATGGTCGCCTCGACGTTCAATTGGTTGAAACCCGCCGAGTGCGGCCAGAACGACCCGTAGAAGTGCATGGTTTGCGCGCGCGGGCGTTCGAGGGCAGCATGCAGGTTCGGGTACCAGTCGTCCCAGAACTCAACAATGCTCAGGAAGGCCTGCAGGATGGTCTGGTCCTGGTTATCGCCGCCGGGCGTGCCCAGGCCCATCATCGGGATATCACCCTTGAACACCAGGCTCGGCGTCAGCGTGTATCGCGGCCGGGCGCGCGGGCGAATCTGGTTGGCGTGCGTCTTGTCGAGCCAGAACTGCTCGCCCCGCACGCTCATGCCAATGCCGGTGTCGCCGAGAATCACGGCGCCGGGCACCCACCCGCCGCTTGGCGTCACGTCGAAGATGTTGCCGTCCTTGTCGATTACCGCCATGTGGGTCGTGTCTTTGACGATGCCGGAGGAGTCGTCACCAACGCCGGCGGTCCGCGGGGTAACGGCGCTCTCGACGTTCGCTTTCCAGAAGGTCCACTGCTTGACCGTCGAGTCGTGCTTGAGCGGATCCCCGGCAATGAACGAGGTCGAGGCCCGGCGCGGATCGATCAGCGCCGCCCGCTCCCTGGCATACGCTTTCGACAGCAGCCCTTCAGCGGGCACCTGCACGAACGCGGGATCGGCGTAGTAGGTGTCGCGATCCGCGTACGCCAGCTTGATCGCCTCGGTTACCGTGTGGAGATAATCGGCGCTGCCATACTGCATCGCGCGAAGGTCGAAGTTCTCCAGGATGTTGAGCGCCTGCAGCATGACCGGCCCCTGGCTGCCGAAGCCGTGCTTGTAAACAGTGTAGCCGCGATAGGTCGTCTTCGCGGGCTCTTCGATGCGGGCGTAGTACTCCGCGAAGTCCGACACCTCGAACGGCGCGCCGTGCTTCTGCAGGAACGCCACCATTTCCTTCGCGATGTCGCCCTTATAGAAGCGATCGCGCGCAGCGACGATGCCGGCGACACGCCCTCTCTTCTTTGCGGCACGTTCCGCCTCGACCATCCGCTTGAGCGTGCGCGCGAGCGCCGGCAGCTTGATCGTCTCTCCCGGCGTGTAAAGCGATCCGTCGGGCTTGAGCCAATAGGCCTTGTTGCCCGGCCAGGTCTCGAAGAACTCGAGCTGGTTCCGGATGGCGCGGTAGGTGCTCGGACGCATCGGAAAGCCGTGCTCGGCGTAACCGATCGCCGAGGCCGCGACCTGTTCGAAGCTCATCGTGCCCCACTTCTCGAGCACGGTCAGCGACGCATGCAGCGCGCCGGGCACCACCGCCGGGTCGAGCCCTTCGCCCTCCAGGGTCTTCTGGCGCGAGAGATACCAATCGACGTCGACCGCCTTCGGGGCCCAGCCCTGCCCGACGATCGAGGTGACCTTGTTGTCCTTCTTGGGATAGACGAGGACGAGCGCTTCGCCACCGAGGCTGTACAGGTCCTGCTCGAGCACGCCGCCCGCCAGCAGCGACGCCACCCCCGCGTCGAACGCGTTGCCGCCTTTGAGCAGGATGGCGAGCGCGGCCGACGTCGTGAGGGGATGACCGGTGGACACGCCACCGGCCGGTCCCATCACCGCGGGCCTCAATGCCGAACCGGCAGGCTGCCGATCCTGCATCGGCACCTGGCCGATACCCACCCCGCTCGAAAAACCCAGACCGAGCGCCGTCGCGAGGAGCAGGTAGCGCATCCTACTTCTCGATCGTCGCCTTCTTGATGTAGTCGAGCTTCGGGAAGTTCTTCATCAGGTAGGCATTGCCTTCCATCTGGACGCGGCCCTGTTCAGGCCCCCTGCCGCGCGGCGCACCTTCACCGTAGCCGGTGTGGATCTTGTTGACGACGTCCTTGCCCTCAATCACCTCGCCGAACGGCGCGAACCCCATCGAATCGAGGTTGGCGTTGTTCCCGTAGTTGATGAACACCTGCGTCGTGCGGGTGTCGGGGCTGCCGCCCATCGCGTACGTGATGTACATCGACTTGTTGCTCTGCTTCACGGGATCCACACCGATGCGGGCATTGCGCCACGCCGCCGACACCGCCGGATCACCGTTGATGCCGAACTGCACCATGAAGCCTGAAATCGCGCGGAAGAAACGGGCGTCGTCGTAGAAGCCGCTCTTCACCAGGTTGTAAAACCGGTCGGCACCAAGCGGCGCCCACTCGCGGTTCACCTGGACGACAAACACTCCAGCGCTCGTGTCGAACTTCACTTTGTAACTGGCCGGCGCCTGCTCCTTGAGCGAGGCGGGGTCCTTGAGCGACGGCGCCTGGGCGGCGGCGCCGCCGGCAAACATCGTCAGGATGGCAAGGGCAAACAAAACGGTCGTGGTACGAATCATTCAGATCTCCTCCAGAGAACAGGGCGATTATCCCTTTGGAAGCGGGTTTGGCGAAAGGGGGCTGTCAAGAACGCCGCGCAGCGCCCGAACCAGCTGGGCGGGCGAGAACGGCTTCGATAACAAGGTCGCATGCTCGAGGTCCTGGCTGGTCACCACGTCGGCGGCGTAGCCAGACATCAGCAGCACCCGCACCGACGGTCGCAGGGCGCGGACACGCGCGGCCAGTTCCGGCCCCTTCATGCCCGGCATGACCACGTCGGACAGCAACACGTCGATCGTGCCGTCGAACGCAATCGCCGCCTGCAGGGCCTCGGCGCCGCTGGCCGCCGAGATGACCCGGTAGCCGCCCCGCTCCAGCGTTTCCACGGCCAGTCGGCGCACGCCCTCTTCATCCTCGGCGAGCAGCACCGTTTCGCGGGATCCGCCGGGCCGGGCGTCGATCGGCGGCGTGGTTGGCACCGGCGTGATGGGGGGCAGGTCGGGCGCGCGCGGCAGCAGCAACTCAATCGAAGTGCCCTGGCCGGGCGCCGTAGTCACGCCAATGTGGCCGCCGCACTGGCGCACGAAACCGTAGACCGTCGACAACCCCAGGCCGGTGCCCTGGCCGGGCGGCTTGGTCGTGAAGAACGGCTCGAACATCCGTGCCCGAGTCGCATCGTCCATGCCCGTGCCGCTGTCGGTGACCACGATCTGCACGTAGTTGCCGGGCCGGACCTGGCCATCGAGACGCCGCTCGCCGGCGGGGCGAGGCGCGTTGCGGGCCACAATCTGCAGCGTGCCGCCGTCGGGCATGGCGTCGCGCGCGTTGATCGCGAGGTTGACGATCGACTGCTCCACCTGCGCCGGGTCGGCCAGCACCGGCCACAACCCCGGCTCGGCCTGCGCGGTCACGGTGATGTTGGCGCCGATGACGCGCCGGATCAATTGCATCAGGTTCTCGAGCAACATCGTGAAGTCGAACTGATTGGTTTGCAGCACCTGCCGGCGGCTGAACGCCAGCAGCTTCTGCGTGAGCGCAGCGGCGCTGTCGGCGGCCCGGCGAATCTGGATCGCCTGATCGCGGACGGGCGAGTTGTCCGGAGCGTCCTCTTCGATCATGCAGGCGTAGCCGAGAATCGCCGTCAGCATGTTGTTGAAGTCGTGCGCCACGCCGCCGGCGAGCTTGCCGATGGCCTCCATCTTTTGCGATTCGGCCAGTTGCCGTTCGAGCTGCCGCTGCGCCTCCTGCAAGCGGCGCTCACGGCGGGCCAGCAGCCACCCGCCGAGAGGGACCGCCACCAGTAGCGCGACCATCAGCGCCAACTGCCCGCTCGCGGTGCGCTGGACGAGAGCCGCCACATAGCTGTACGGCAACGACGAGGCGACGAGCCACGACTCGTTGGCAACTTCGAACTTCGACCAGGCGTGAAGCCGGCGGCCATTGACATCATCGAGAATCGAGGTGCCCTGGGCTGCTTGGTGGTTGTGCGAGTCACCCGCGCTCGGCGCAGCACCCGTCCGGCCAGGCCCCAGAAGAACGCCAAAGTCCGGGGTGGCCACGCCGACCACCAACCGCTCAGTCGCCAACTCGGACAGTGCCGGTCCCAGGTAGACGTCGGCCAGGCGATTGAGATCGACCACCAGCGCCACCACGCCATTGAAGTCATTGCGCGGGTTCGGGTTCTCGCCGCTCGGCGCCGTGCGCCACACCGGCATGGCCAGCGAACGATAGTGCGGGGTGGCCGTGGGCCTTCCCCACGAGCCGACAATGCGGGTCCGGCTCTTGTTCGCCGGGTCGGCGAACCAGGACCATTCGGGCGGGAAGGGTTCCACGGGGCCACTGCCGCGCTGCAACTCTCCCGATGGCGACCAGTAGTAGAGCCGCCCGTCGGCATCCATGCGCGCAATGTACCGGACGATGCCGTTGGGATTCTCGCCGAAGGCCGCGCCAATGCGCTGCGCGAGGAACGGCACGTCCAGGTTCTGCACGCTCGGAATGCTGTTGAACTGCCGCAATTGCGCCGACAGTCCGCGCAGCTCTCCCTGGACCGCGGCCGCGCCGGTCCGAACCATCGCCAACTGCTGCAGCGAGTGCTGCTCGATGACCCCGTTCACGGTGGCTCGGTAAATGAGAATGCTCAGGGTGGCGACGACGAGCAATGCCGCCAACGTGCCCAGGTAAATGGCACGAGTCACCGCCTTCGTCGAGGGCTCGGGGGGCGCGGGAGGCGGCATCGAGGCGTCCACACTATACCCGGTCCGCGCGGGCGCGCCGCCAACTCACTGCACGGCGCTGCGCGACTGGCTGGCGACACGTTGCAGGACCTCGGCGTGGGCCAACGCGCCACCGAGGACAGGCGTCGCGGGCGCGGGCGCGCCCAGGAGGTGGCGATACGCGACCAGCGCCGCGAGATACGTGCCCGATCCAGACGGATGGAACTTGTCGGCCGCATACAGCGGGAGGTTGCGATCGATCGCCCAGGCCTCGCGCCACGCATCACCGACCGGCAGCAGGGTGCCCGCCACGGCTTTGGCCGCCGCCCGGTACGACTGGCTCACGCCCTCGGCGTCGCCCCGGCGTGACTGCGACGGCCACACCATGTAGAGCGCCGTACGGGCACCCGCCTGCTTGATCTCGGCGTCGAATCGCTTCGTGTACTCGATCAGCAGTCGACGTGACTCGGGCAGCGCCGACGGCCCCTGCTGCAACACGACGATGTCCCAGCGGCCGGCGGCAATCGCCTTGCGGGCCTCGCCCGAATGCCAGTGGTCTTCGAGGCTGGCGTCGGGCTTCGCAACGCTCTCGCAGACGACCGGTCGGCCGGCCGCGCGCGCGAGCGTGCACACCATGCCCGGCAGGTCGTTCTGATACGTGAGGCTGTTGCCGACGAACAGGATGCGCAACGGATCGGGAGCCGGCTGCATCGTGCCAAGCAGCGACAGGACGAGCAGCCGGCCGAACCAGGACGTCAACACGCGGTGCCGATCTTACTCACTTCTGGGTAATGCAGGCCTGCAGAGCAGCATCTGTCGGCAGCGTCGGGCTGGACAGTGCCGGGCACGCCGCCAGGCAGTCACCGGCAAACATGTAGTCGAGCGACACCGTCTTCTTCCCGGTCTTCTTCACCTCCGCATGTTCAGCCCACAGCTTTCGCAGGGTCGCCAACGTGTAGTTGCCGCACGCCCTGGCCGCGCTCGTCTGTGACGGCGGTGTCGGGGTCGGCTGGCGCGGCGACTCTGGCACCGGCGCAGTGGGGACCGGAGCCCGCCCTGCCAACGCCTGGAGCCGGTCGCGGCAGGCCATCCCGAGTTGCACACGGCGGTCGGCATCATCCAGCAACTCCGCCAGCGCCTGGCGCCTGAGCGCCGCCAGTTCCGCCTGTTGCCACAGGGTTTCCAGCCGCGGGCAGTCAGGAAAGGCGCGCGCTTCCATTTCGTCGATACGCAGCAGTCCGATCGCGTGAATCGATCTTGCCGACTCACGCAGCCGGAGCAGCGCTGCCCGATCGATGGTGATGGCCGACACGCGCGTGATGAGCGTGCGGAAGTCCGCGTCGCGCTGCTCGCTGGTCGAGTCGATGTTGTAGAAGCGGCGGACGCCGGCCAGGAAGGCCGACCGCACCTGATCGAAGCGGCTGGCAGCCGCGTCGAGACTGGCCAGTTCCCGATCGAAGACCTCGGCGGTCGCCCTTGCCGACGTCTCCAGGACCGCCGCCTCCGCCAACTCGGTCTGCATGGCCAGGCGGGCCCTGGCGGCTCGCGCCATGAGGGCCTCGGTGCCGGCCGATGCCGCCGTCTGAGCACGCAATTGCGCCCTGGTCTGGGCCAACAGCGCCGCGGCCGCGGTCAGCGGGCGCTGCACCGTGCTGTCGATGCGAACCGCCAGCGCCTCAGCCGCAAGTCCCTTCGCTCGCACGTCCGCGACAATGCGGGCGGCCGCGTCGCAGGCGCCGTCGGCCAGCGTCCCGGCTTGCGCGGCGCGCGGCGCCAGCGTCGCCTCGGCTCCCGCGCCGTGTTCTGCCGGCGCCGCCGGCAGCGCGTCGGCCGCCGCGCAGGCCTTGAGCAGTTCGGCCTTCGCGGTCCGGATTCGGGCGCGGCCTGCTTCGGCATCGCCGCGAAGCGCATCGGCCACATCGGCGTTGGACCTCAACCAGTTGGCGCGAACCGCAATCGCCGCCGCAAGTGAATCGAGTTCAGCCGCATACCGCCGGGCAATACCGAGGGCAGCGTCGGCTTGATCCTGCTGCGCAAGTTCCTGTGCGAGACGGGCCGTTCGCTCGCCGTACGCGTCGATGCCGAGTTCGACGGTGGTCCCCACCAGC includes:
- a CDS encoding glycosyltransferase family 39 protein, yielding MTGRLRRAVARLRWDLLAIVIVAFAVRLGYRLAQGEAAFLTDGYTFYRHLAESFLRGDGFCFGVGVDCAVRVPVYPLVVSALLPWDWLYPGLPIFQAALSAGRSLIVYGIACTLFDRRVGLIAACLTAFNPYSIAHSTALQDTALFNLLMGLAIYLLLRSREAPRGVPFQLAAGVVLGLATLTTVRLALFLPFALLWVAWPSGRGGPWRFRQAAMVSIPVVLLVGGWMVRNWSVVGAPVLTTESGLSLWTANNPVTTEFLPERSVDEIYDAAHARLPEERKRVLASQGSELAADRLLWQWAIEYIQANPGQTLIDMIRKVAWSFSGQLSPARESIIQWGYAAYSVPLHVLALIGWWLSRGNAKPVPHLLICFLFAAFAITTAVFWAHTSHKSTLHMFLGVYAAFAITRWPAVPTPSASEAPHEAR
- a CDS encoding gamma-glutamyltransferase family protein, encoding MRYLLLATALGLGFSSGVGIGQVPMQDRQPAGSALRPAVMGPAGGVSTGHPLTTSAALAILLKGGNAFDAGVASLLAGGVLEQDLYSLGGEALVLVYPKKDNKVTSIVGQGWAPKAVDVDWYLSRQKTLEGEGLDPAVVPGALHASLTVLEKWGTMSFEQVAASAIGYAEHGFPMRPSTYRAIRNQLEFFETWPGNKAYWLKPDGSLYTPGETIKLPALARTLKRMVEAERAAKKRGRVAGIVAARDRFYKGDIAKEMVAFLQKHGAPFEVSDFAEYYARIEEPAKTTYRGYTVYKHGFGSQGPVMLQALNILENFDLRAMQYGSADYLHTVTEAIKLAYADRDTYYADPAFVQVPAEGLLSKAYARERAALIDPRRASTSFIAGDPLKHDSTVKQWTFWKANVESAVTPRTAGVGDDSSGIVKDTTHMAVIDKDGNIFDVTPSGGWVPGAVILGDTGIGMSVRGEQFWLDKTHANQIRPRARPRYTLTPSLVFKGDIPMMGLGTPGGDNQDQTILQAFLSIVEFWDDWYPNLHAALERPRAQTMHFYGSFWPHSAGFNQLNVEATIPDVVYNDLKARGHDVGRLRPFGMSGCATAVMIDPATGNRFAAADPRRDCYAIAY
- a CDS encoding peptidylprolyl isomerase, yielding MIRTTTVLFALAILTMFAGGAAAQAPSLKDPASLKEQAPASYKVKFDTSAGVFVVQVNREWAPLGADRFYNLVKSGFYDDARFFRAISGFMVQFGINGDPAVSAAWRNARIGVDPVKQSNKSMYITYAMGGSPDTRTTQVFINYGNNANLDSMGFAPFGEVIEGKDVVNKIHTGYGEGAPRGRGPEQGRVQMEGNAYLMKNFPKLDYIKKATIEK
- a CDS encoding response regulator → MTRAIYLGTLAALLVVATLSILIYRATVNGVIEQHSLQQLAMVRTGAAAVQGELRGLSAQLRQFNSIPSVQNLDVPFLAQRIGAAFGENPNGIVRYIARMDADGRLYYWSPSGELQRGSGPVEPFPPEWSWFADPANKSRTRIVGSWGRPTATPHYRSLAMPVWRTAPSGENPNPRNDFNGVVALVVDLNRLADVYLGPALSELATERLVVGVATPDFGVLLGPGRTGAAPSAGDSHNHQAAQGTSILDDVNGRRLHAWSKFEVANESWLVASSLPYSYVAALVQRTASGQLALMVALLVAVPLGGWLLARRERRLQEAQRQLERQLAESQKMEAIGKLAGGVAHDFNNMLTAILGYACMIEEDAPDNSPVRDQAIQIRRAADSAAALTQKLLAFSRRQVLQTNQFDFTMLLENLMQLIRRVIGANITVTAQAEPGLWPVLADPAQVEQSIVNLAINARDAMPDGGTLQIVARNAPRPAGERRLDGQVRPGNYVQIVVTDSGTGMDDATRARMFEPFFTTKPPGQGTGLGLSTVYGFVRQCGGHIGVTTAPGQGTSIELLLPRAPDLPPITPVPTTPPIDARPGGSRETVLLAEDEEGVRRLAVETLERGGYRVISAASGAEALQAAIAFDGTIDVLLSDVVMPGMKGPELAARVRALRPSVRVLLMSGYAADVVTSQDLEHATLLSKPFSPAQLVRALRGVLDSPLSPNPLPKG
- a CDS encoding SGNH/GDSL hydrolase family protein, producing the protein MLTSWFGRLLVLSLLGTMQPAPDPLRILFVGNSLTYQNDLPGMVCTLARAAGRPVVCESVAKPDASLEDHWHSGEARKAIAAGRWDIVVLQQGPSALPESRRLLIEYTKRFDAEIKQAGARTALYMVWPSQSRRGDAEGVSQSYRAAAKAVAGTLLPVGDAWREAWAIDRNLPLYAADKFHPSGSGTYLAALVAYRHLLGAPAPATPVLGGALAHAEVLQRVASQSRSAVQ